From one Caldithrix abyssi DSM 13497 genomic stretch:
- a CDS encoding SDR family oxidoreductase: MCVKRVLITGINGYISQFLLQTRPENVEIIGAARRDDLSAHALNIDALIKLDLSQAVQPQLNALSGPVDAVIHTAAVSSLALCQKEPELALRVNAQATRELAHWCKTNGARLIYLSTDIVFKGDHPPYDENSKPEPINHYGLSKWQGEIAVQETMDNFAIGRIALALAPGLNGTRNFIDWFLERLNNNETIPLFKDEIRTPTYTVELARRFWQLALSRATGIYHICGAEALDRFTLGQKLCDALGYGHKLLEAISLNDMTDYPRPVDVSLVCTQTPDGADFKIPSILEFLPVMVGKR, encoded by the coding sequence ATGTGTGTTAAGCGCGTTTTGATTACGGGCATTAACGGCTACATCAGTCAATTTTTACTGCAGACGCGCCCGGAAAATGTGGAAATTATCGGCGCCGCGCGGAGGGATGATTTAAGCGCACATGCTTTGAATATTGATGCTTTAATTAAGTTGGATCTTTCGCAAGCCGTCCAGCCGCAGTTAAACGCCCTTTCCGGCCCTGTTGATGCAGTAATTCACACCGCCGCCGTCAGCAGCCTTGCACTCTGCCAGAAAGAGCCGGAATTAGCATTACGCGTTAATGCCCAGGCCACCAGGGAGTTAGCTCACTGGTGTAAAACCAATGGCGCGCGTCTGATTTATCTTTCCACCGACATCGTTTTTAAAGGCGATCATCCGCCGTACGATGAAAATAGTAAGCCAGAACCGATTAACCATTATGGCCTTAGCAAATGGCAGGGAGAAATAGCCGTTCAGGAAACGATGGATAATTTTGCTATAGGCCGTATTGCATTGGCCCTGGCGCCTGGACTAAACGGCACACGCAATTTTATTGACTGGTTTTTGGAACGCCTGAACAACAACGAAACCATTCCTCTTTTTAAAGATGAAATTCGTACGCCCACCTACACCGTTGAATTGGCCCGCAGATTCTGGCAATTGGCATTGAGCCGGGCAACGGGCATCTACCACATTTGCGGCGCCGAGGCTCTGGATCGTTTTACGTTAGGGCAAAAACTGTGTGATGCCTTGGGCTATGGCCATAAGCTGTTAGAAGCTATTTCTTTAAATGATATGACCGATTATCCGCGTCCGGTGGATGTTTCTCTTGTTTGCACGCAAACCCCGGACGGGGCCGACTTTAAAATACCTTCTATTTTAGAATTTTTACCGGTGATGGTTGGTAAGCGCTGA